Proteins encoded in a region of the Mycobacterium branderi genome:
- a CDS encoding type II toxin-antitoxin system PemK/MazF family toxin, translated as MPDPQRGDLWLVALGAARAGEPGKHRPAVVVSVDDILTGIEDELIVVVPVSSSVTHNPLRPHISPSEGVDTKSVAVCRGIRAVARTRLLERLGTVAPDTMDQIERGLALILGIQIA; from the coding sequence TTGCCTGACCCGCAACGCGGCGACCTTTGGCTCGTCGCCCTGGGCGCCGCCCGCGCCGGCGAACCCGGCAAACACCGCCCCGCCGTCGTCGTCTCCGTTGACGACATACTCACCGGCATCGAAGACGAACTCATCGTCGTGGTACCGGTGTCGAGCTCAGTGACCCACAACCCGTTGCGGCCGCACATCTCACCCAGCGAAGGCGTGGACACTAAAAGCGTCGCCGTCTGCCGCGGCATCCGCGCCGTCGCTCGCACGCGCCTACTGGAGAGACTGGGCACCGTGGCGCCCGACACGATGGACCAGATCGAACGCGGCCTCGCATTGATTCTGGGCATCCAAATCGCCTAG
- a CDS encoding cytochrome P450 has protein sequence MLDVLESTDVAKLPLAPKNPLPYLRQLGAVRSLVDGFQELIDAGGPVTRIVLAPKWLFPTAVLIASPQGARDVLGRTDEIADRGGTTTMLQLQRLMGGNLLNLSHRQWLPRRRTLQPMFTKQRVPRYAGHMAAAAQTVVDGWRDGATVDLDTECRALTLRALGHSVLGLDLDARADIIGPALRTALTWVADRATRPVNLPQWLPTRGQQRARSANAALHRLAADILAAVRADSALDAPLVRALIAATDPLTGQPLSDDDICHELVLFMLAGHDTTSTTLTYSLWALGRHPNIQQRVFDEVSALGDRRLTPDDVPHLGHTVRVLHEALRLCPPGAGTPRLLKTELVVDGYRLEAGTMAVVSFYAMHRDPKLWDDPLRFDPDRFLPERSKGRSRWQYLPFGGGPRSCIGDHFAMMEATLALATIVRAARIESLKDDFPLATPFTVAAEPIVARVHARASTPAGFRSHDSRIAQT, from the coding sequence ATGCTTGATGTGCTGGAATCGACCGACGTTGCCAAATTGCCGCTGGCGCCGAAGAATCCACTGCCTTACCTGCGCCAGCTCGGGGCCGTGCGGTCTCTCGTCGACGGTTTCCAGGAACTCATCGATGCCGGCGGTCCGGTCACTCGTATCGTGCTCGCACCCAAATGGCTTTTTCCGACGGCGGTGTTGATCGCCTCACCGCAGGGCGCGCGCGACGTGCTGGGTCGCACCGACGAAATCGCCGACCGAGGCGGGACGACGACCATGCTCCAGTTGCAGCGGCTGATGGGCGGCAACCTGCTGAATCTGTCGCACCGCCAATGGTTACCGCGGCGCCGCACCCTGCAGCCGATGTTCACCAAACAGCGCGTCCCGCGCTACGCCGGCCACATGGCGGCGGCGGCGCAGACGGTGGTCGACGGCTGGCGCGACGGCGCGACCGTAGACCTGGACACCGAATGCCGCGCGCTTACCCTGCGGGCGCTTGGGCATTCGGTGCTCGGACTGGACCTCGATGCCAGGGCAGACATCATCGGGCCGGCATTGCGCACGGCGCTCACGTGGGTCGCCGACCGTGCGACCCGCCCGGTGAATCTGCCGCAATGGCTGCCAACCCGCGGCCAGCAGCGAGCCCGCAGCGCTAACGCGGCTCTGCATCGGCTCGCCGCCGACATCCTCGCCGCGGTACGAGCCGACTCCGCGCTAGACGCGCCGCTGGTGCGTGCATTGATCGCTGCAACCGATCCGCTTACGGGCCAACCACTCTCGGATGACGACATCTGCCACGAGCTGGTGCTGTTCATGCTCGCCGGTCACGACACCACGTCGACCACGCTCACGTACTCGCTGTGGGCGCTCGGCCGCCATCCGAACATCCAACAGCGGGTGTTCGACGAGGTGAGTGCACTCGGCGACCGGCGGCTGACACCCGACGACGTGCCCCACCTTGGCCACACCGTGCGGGTGCTGCACGAAGCTTTGCGGCTATGCCCGCCCGGCGCCGGAACGCCGCGCCTGCTCAAAACGGAATTGGTGGTCGACGGCTACCGCTTGGAGGCCGGCACCATGGCGGTGGTCAGCTTCTACGCCATGCACCGAGACCCCAAACTATGGGACGACCCGTTGAGGTTTGACCCGGATCGGTTCCTGCCGGAGCGCTCAAAGGGTCGCAGCCGCTGGCAGTATCTGCCGTTCGGCGGCGGACCCCGGTCGTGCATCGGCGACCACTTCGCGATGATGGAAGCCACGCTCGCGTTGGCCACCATCGTCCGCGCCGCCCGCATTGAGTCGCTCAAGGACGACTTCCCGTTGGCCACACCGTTCACCGTCGCCGCCGAGCCGATCGTTGCTCGTGTTCATGCGCGGGCCTCAACTCCAGCCGGGTTCCGGAGCCATGATTCACGTATCGCGCAAACCTAG
- a CDS encoding primosomal protein N', with protein MLSVPHLDREFDYLVAAEQSDDAHPGVRVRVRFHGRLVDGFVLERRTDTDHVGKLAWLDRVVSPEPVLTPEIHRLVDAVAARYAGTRADVLRLAIPARHARVERETSTAPSQPVVVPVDRSRWETYGRGGQFLTALAESRAARAVWQALPGDPWADRFAEAAAQTVLTGRGVLAIVPDQRDVDALSDAAATLFGEAAVVALSAGLGPAARYRRWLAALRGSARLVIGTRSAVFAPVTDLGLVMVWDDGDDTLAEPRAPYPHAREVAMLRAHQMRCAALIGGYARTAEAQALVRSGWAHDVVAARQVVRTCTPRVVALDERVDERDPAARSARLPSVALRAARSALDAATPVLVQVPRRGYVPSLACGRCRAIARCRHCTGPLSLPDGASGAVCRWCGRVDAALRCPRCGSDAVRAVVVGARRTAEELGRAFPGTTVITSGGDAVVAEVADRPALVVATPGAEPRACGGYGAALLLDSWALLGRQDLRAAEDTLRRWMAAAALVRTRGDGGVVAVVAESSIPTVQALVRWDPVGHAEAELTARAEVGLPPSVHMAALDGPADAVAALLEQAELPDGADLLGPVDLPAGARRPAGVSGDVIRMLVRVPREQGLALAAALRRATGVLSAHQDHEPVRVQIDPLHIG; from the coding sequence ATGTTGTCGGTGCCGCACCTGGACCGCGAATTCGACTACCTGGTGGCCGCCGAACAATCCGACGACGCCCATCCCGGGGTGCGGGTGCGGGTCCGGTTCCACGGCCGGCTGGTCGACGGATTCGTGCTGGAACGCCGCACCGACACCGACCACGTCGGCAAGCTGGCCTGGCTCGACCGGGTGGTGTCACCCGAGCCGGTGCTCACCCCCGAGATCCACCGCCTGGTGGACGCGGTGGCCGCGCGCTACGCCGGTACCCGCGCCGACGTGCTGCGGCTGGCGATACCCGCCCGGCACGCCCGGGTGGAACGCGAAACCTCAACGGCGCCAAGCCAACCCGTCGTCGTACCGGTCGACCGCAGCCGTTGGGAGACCTACGGCCGTGGCGGTCAGTTCCTGACGGCGTTGGCCGAGTCGCGGGCGGCCCGCGCGGTCTGGCAGGCGCTGCCCGGCGACCCGTGGGCAGACCGCTTCGCCGAGGCCGCCGCGCAGACCGTGCTGACCGGGCGCGGTGTGCTGGCGATCGTGCCCGACCAGCGCGACGTCGACGCGCTATCAGACGCCGCGGCAACGCTGTTCGGCGAGGCCGCGGTGGTGGCGTTGTCGGCGGGGCTGGGGCCGGCCGCGCGTTATCGGCGCTGGCTCGCTGCCTTGCGCGGCAGCGCCCGGCTGGTCATCGGCACCCGCAGCGCAGTGTTCGCGCCGGTGACCGACCTGGGGCTGGTCATGGTGTGGGACGACGGCGACGACACGCTCGCCGAGCCGCGGGCCCCGTACCCACACGCCCGGGAAGTGGCGATGCTGCGCGCGCACCAGATGCGCTGCGCCGCCTTGATCGGCGGGTATGCCCGCACCGCCGAGGCGCAGGCGCTGGTGCGCAGCGGGTGGGCCCACGACGTCGTCGCGGCGCGTCAAGTGGTGCGTACCTGCACCCCGCGGGTCGTTGCGCTCGACGAGCGCGTCGACGAACGCGACCCCGCCGCCCGCAGCGCCCGGCTGCCGTCGGTGGCGTTGCGGGCCGCTCGCTCCGCGCTGGATGCCGCCACTCCGGTGCTGGTGCAGGTGCCGCGCCGCGGCTACGTGCCGTCGCTGGCCTGCGGCCGCTGCCGGGCGATCGCCCGGTGCCGGCATTGCACGGGGCCGCTGTCGCTGCCCGACGGCGCATCGGGTGCCGTCTGTCGCTGGTGCGGCCGGGTCGACGCGGCGCTGCGCTGTCCGCGCTGCGGGTCGGACGCGGTGCGCGCCGTCGTCGTCGGCGCCCGGCGCACCGCCGAGGAACTTGGCCGCGCGTTCCCGGGAACCACGGTGATCACGTCCGGCGGCGATGCGGTCGTGGCCGAGGTCGCCGATCGTCCGGCGTTGGTGGTGGCCACCCCGGGCGCCGAACCGCGGGCTTGCGGCGGCTACGGGGCGGCACTGCTGCTGGACAGCTGGGCGCTGCTGGGCCGGCAGGATCTGCGTGCCGCCGAGGACACGCTGCGACGCTGGATGGCCGCCGCGGCGCTGGTGCGGACCCGCGGCGACGGCGGGGTAGTGGCGGTAGTCGCCGAGTCGTCGATCCCGACCGTGCAAGCGCTGGTCCGCTGGGATCCGGTCGGGCACGCGGAGGCCGAGTTGACGGCCCGCGCCGAGGTCGGCCTGCCGCCCAGTGTGCACATGGCCGCGCTCGACGGTCCCGCCGATGCGGTGGCGGCGTTGCTGGAGCAGGCCGAGTTGCCCGACGGCGCCGACTTGCTCGGCCCGGTGGACCTGCCTGCGGGCGCGCGCCGGCCGGCCGGTGTCAGCGGCGACGTGATCCGGATGCTGGTTCGGGTGCCGCGCGAGCAGGGCCTGGCCCTGGCGGCGGCGTTGCGCCGCGCCACGGGTGTGCTCAGCGCCCACCAGGATCACGAGCCGGTCCGCGTGCAAATCGACCCGCTGCACATCGGCTAG
- a CDS encoding lysoplasmalogenase: MQTPYAPRMVVGCWVAAGWAGVAYGLFLTATVLLSPPGEELTGRFMAQPLLKASMALLLAAAAVAHPIVRERRWLMLALVFSAVGDVLLAIPWWTASFVLGLSAFLLAHLCFLGALIPLARRSGRRLVAVAVVWVACVALLVWFWPGLARDGLTVPVVVYMVVLGAMVCAALLARLPTIWTAVGAVCFAVSDAMIGIGRFVLGNEALAVPIWWAYATAQILITAGFFFGRADAADEQ; this comes from the coding sequence ATGCAGACACCCTATGCACCGCGGATGGTGGTCGGTTGCTGGGTGGCCGCCGGCTGGGCCGGCGTCGCGTACGGCTTGTTCTTGACCGCGACGGTGTTGCTGTCGCCGCCGGGTGAGGAGCTGACGGGCCGTTTCATGGCCCAGCCGCTGCTCAAGGCGTCCATGGCGCTGTTGCTCGCCGCCGCCGCGGTGGCCCACCCGATCGTGCGCGAGCGGCGCTGGCTGATGTTGGCGTTGGTGTTCTCGGCGGTCGGCGATGTGCTGCTGGCGATTCCGTGGTGGACGGCGTCGTTCGTGCTCGGGCTGTCCGCGTTTTTGCTGGCGCACCTGTGTTTTCTTGGCGCGCTGATCCCGCTCGCGCGCCGGTCGGGGCGGCGGCTGGTCGCCGTCGCCGTCGTCTGGGTGGCGTGTGTGGCGCTGCTGGTGTGGTTCTGGCCGGGCCTCGCCCGCGACGGGCTGACGGTGCCGGTCGTGGTGTACATGGTGGTACTGGGCGCCATGGTGTGCGCGGCGCTGCTGGCGCGGCTGCCGACGATCTGGACCGCGGTCGGCGCGGTGTGCTTTGCGGTCTCCGACGCGATGATCGGGATCGGCCGGTTCGTGTTGGGCAACGAGGCGTTGGCGGTGCCGATCTGGTGGGCCTATGCGACGGCCCAGATTTTGATCACCGCCGGCTTCTTCTTCGGCCGCGCGGACGCCGCCGACGAACAGTGA
- a CDS encoding alpha/beta hydrolase produces the protein MPEDTRPAIDPILLKVLDAVPFQMSLDDGVEAARRRLRDLPRRPVHPEVSVEDRTIDGPAGPLAIRIYWPPNTSVLPVVVFFHGGGFVVGDLDTHDGTCRQHAVGAGAVVVSVAYRLAPEHPYPAAVDDAWAATQWVAAHGEQIRADAARLAVAGDSAGGTLAAVVAQRARDNGGPPIAFQLLWYPSTLWDSTLPSFIANANAPILGRDAVAAFSRWYAGEVDLSDPPPGMAPGRAKNLAGLPPAYIAVAGHDPLRDDGIRYGELLAAAGVGVDVDNAESLVHGYLGYAGVVPAATEAMDRGLAALRTGLSR, from the coding sequence ATGCCCGAGGACACCCGGCCCGCCATCGACCCCATTCTGCTGAAGGTACTGGATGCGGTGCCGTTCCAGATGTCCCTTGACGACGGCGTCGAGGCCGCGCGCCGGCGGCTGCGGGATCTGCCCCGCAGGCCGGTGCATCCGGAGGTCAGTGTCGAAGACCGCACCATCGACGGTCCGGCCGGCCCGCTCGCGATCCGAATCTATTGGCCGCCAAACACTTCGGTGCTGCCGGTGGTGGTGTTTTTCCACGGCGGCGGTTTTGTGGTGGGGGATCTCGACACCCACGACGGCACCTGCCGGCAGCACGCCGTCGGCGCCGGCGCGGTGGTGGTGTCGGTCGCCTACCGGCTGGCGCCCGAGCACCCCTACCCCGCCGCGGTCGACGACGCATGGGCTGCCACCCAATGGGTGGCCGCGCACGGCGAGCAGATCAGGGCCGACGCCGCGCGGCTGGCGGTGGCCGGGGACTCGGCGGGCGGCACCCTCGCCGCCGTCGTCGCGCAGCGCGCCCGCGACAACGGCGGACCGCCGATCGCCTTCCAGCTGCTGTGGTACCCCTCGACGCTGTGGGACTCGACGTTGCCGTCGTTCATCGCGAACGCAAACGCACCGATCCTGGGCCGCGACGCCGTCGCGGCGTTTTCCCGTTGGTACGCAGGCGAAGTCGACCTGTCCGATCCGCCGCCCGGCATGGCGCCGGGACGGGCGAAGAACCTGGCGGGCCTGCCGCCGGCCTACATCGCCGTCGCCGGGCACGACCCGCTGCGCGACGACGGCATCCGCTACGGTGAGCTGCTCGCGGCCGCCGGTGTCGGGGTCGACGTGGACAACGCCGAGAGCCTGGTGCACGGCTACCTCGGCTACGCCGGTGTGGTGCCCGCCGCCACCGAGGCCATGGACCGCGGATTGGCTGCCCTGCGAACAGGACTCAGCCGATGA
- a CDS encoding alpha/beta hydrolase: protein MTARPEIDPLLKSLLDAIPMTFNAADGVEVARARIRALQAPPEMLPQLRIEDRTIASGIPARIYWPPADSDGLPVVVFYHGGGWSIGDLNTHDAVARAHAVGAEAIVVSVDYRLAPEHPFPAAVEDCWAALQWVGEHAAELGGDPGRIAVAGDSAGGNLSAVMARLARDNSGPDLAFQLLWYPSTTGDLSLPSFIENADAPILDREVIDAFLQWYLPGVDLSDPSTLPVTLAPANATDFSGLAPAYIGTAEHDPLRDDGARYAELLSAAGVPVELSNEPTLVHGFVSFALLVPAAAEATNRGLAALKNALY, encoded by the coding sequence ATGACCGCCCGCCCGGAGATCGACCCGCTGCTCAAGTCGCTGCTGGACGCGATACCGATGACGTTCAATGCGGCCGACGGCGTCGAGGTGGCGCGGGCGAGAATCCGCGCGCTGCAAGCCCCGCCGGAGATGCTGCCGCAGTTGCGGATTGAGGACCGCACGATCGCGTCCGGCATCCCGGCCCGCATCTACTGGCCGCCGGCGGACTCGGACGGCCTGCCGGTGGTGGTCTTCTACCACGGCGGCGGCTGGTCGATCGGCGATCTGAACACCCACGACGCAGTCGCCCGCGCCCACGCCGTGGGCGCGGAGGCCATCGTGGTCTCCGTCGACTACCGGCTGGCGCCGGAGCACCCGTTCCCCGCCGCGGTGGAGGACTGCTGGGCCGCGCTGCAGTGGGTCGGCGAGCACGCCGCCGAGTTGGGCGGCGATCCCGGGCGGATTGCGGTCGCGGGAGACTCCGCCGGCGGCAACCTGTCGGCGGTGATGGCGCGACTGGCCCGCGACAACAGCGGTCCGGACCTGGCGTTTCAGTTGCTGTGGTACCCGTCGACCACCGGCGACCTGTCGCTGCCGTCCTTCATCGAGAACGCCGACGCGCCGATCCTGGACCGCGAGGTCATCGACGCATTCCTGCAGTGGTACCTGCCCGGCGTCGACCTCAGCGATCCGTCCACGTTGCCAGTCACGCTGGCGCCGGCCAACGCGACCGACTTCTCCGGTCTGGCGCCGGCCTATATCGGCACCGCCGAGCACGACCCATTGCGCGACGACGGTGCCCGTTACGCCGAATTACTCAGCGCCGCAGGGGTTCCCGTCGAACTGAGCAACGAGCCGACGCTGGTGCACGGCTTCGTCAGCTTCGCGCTCCTGGTGCCTGCAGCGGCAGAGGCGACCAACCGCGGGCTGGCGGCGCTGAAAAACGCCCTGTATTAG